Proteins encoded in a region of the Mariprofundus ferrinatatus genome:
- a CDS encoding outer membrane protein assembly factor BamE — protein sequence MKHLIAALTMGTLLLGGCMQQPIHQGNRLAYGKVLQIQEGDSKFRVEQMLGSPMLDSTLHPNRVTYYEEFEDEESGDMVKRGVEIVYDEALRVKSIREFGFEDKQ from the coding sequence ATGAAACATCTAATCGCAGCCCTGACTATGGGCACCCTGCTTCTTGGCGGCTGCATGCAGCAGCCCATCCATCAGGGCAACCGGCTGGCGTATGGTAAAGTCCTGCAGATTCAGGAAGGTGACTCCAAATTCCGCGTGGAACAGATGCTGGGCAGCCCGATGCTCGACAGCACTCTGCATCCCAACCGCGTTACCTACTACGAAGAGTTCGAAGATGAAGAGAGCGGAGATATGGTCAAGCGTGGTGTTGAAATCGTCTATGACGAGGCCCTGCGTGTAAAATCGATCCGCGAATTCGGCTTCGAGGACAAACAGTAG
- a CDS encoding PAS domain S-box protein gives MSNKDTSYFYLHCVARLTIIILVAEVIDMMIFEATIHGTLHPFTEAILDGLLLIILSIYPLYLFVYTPILQRFRKSQQQIEMLAEALQGAGESVIITRPDGTIIYVNQAFSEITGYSQEEVIGKNPRILQSGKQDRNFYERMWGSIRRNGQWKGELWNKRKNGELYPEALDVRAIPDDAGKTKFLVGVFSDLTEQKRVENALLHSQKLEAIGTLVGGVAHNFNNLLAAISGKAYITQMKAKKNGVPAEITGHLDDIQSLSFEASHLIKQLLAFSRESQHDKENTDLKALVMSALTTAQIGIPEDVEVELDLSDEPMTIFADQAHIKQAIINIINNARDAVIDSEKKEICIRLSRTIPSSCDDNGSCNIHCKNMARLEIHGSGINSADIEKVFEPFFTTKDVGKGTGLGLSTAHGIIASHNGTIHVSSTFSKGTTFRICLPLVETEENKKESTKRSTVKASQSATILVADDAAEVRQTIASILESFGYQVVQACDGVDALEKFCAHQRDISLLITDIVMPKKDGLDSALEMRKANPELPVIFITGYDASRERTSHLVDDETSLLLNKPFKSEELIGRVTKLLKIGK, from the coding sequence ATGAGCAACAAAGATACGTCATATTTTTATCTTCACTGCGTTGCCCGCCTGACGATAATCATTCTGGTTGCTGAAGTAATCGATATGATGATCTTCGAAGCAACCATCCACGGCACCCTCCACCCGTTTACTGAAGCCATCCTGGATGGCCTGCTGCTCATCATCCTGTCTATTTACCCCCTCTACCTCTTTGTCTACACACCCATCCTGCAACGATTCAGGAAGAGCCAGCAGCAGATCGAAATGCTCGCCGAGGCGCTGCAGGGTGCTGGCGAGAGCGTCATCATTACCCGCCCTGACGGGACAATCATTTACGTTAATCAGGCCTTCTCTGAGATTACCGGCTATTCACAGGAAGAGGTGATCGGAAAAAACCCGAGGATTCTGCAATCAGGCAAGCAGGATCGTAATTTCTACGAACGCATGTGGGGCTCGATCAGACGTAACGGACAGTGGAAAGGCGAACTCTGGAACAAGCGTAAGAATGGTGAACTCTACCCGGAAGCACTTGATGTCAGAGCGATTCCTGATGATGCAGGCAAAACAAAATTCCTGGTTGGTGTCTTCTCTGACCTGACCGAACAGAAACGCGTGGAGAATGCCCTGCTTCATAGCCAGAAACTGGAAGCGATCGGAACACTGGTCGGCGGTGTTGCCCACAATTTCAACAACCTTCTGGCTGCGATCTCAGGCAAGGCCTATATAACCCAGATGAAGGCGAAGAAAAATGGCGTACCAGCTGAAATTACTGGTCATCTGGATGATATTCAGTCGCTCTCGTTCGAGGCATCACATCTGATCAAGCAGCTTCTAGCATTCTCCCGCGAGTCACAGCACGACAAAGAGAATACTGACTTGAAGGCGCTGGTTATGAGTGCATTGACGACCGCGCAGATTGGCATCCCAGAAGATGTGGAGGTGGAGCTGGACCTTTCCGATGAGCCGATGACCATATTCGCCGATCAGGCACACATCAAACAGGCGATCATCAATATCATCAACAACGCCCGTGATGCCGTCATTGATAGTGAAAAGAAAGAGATTTGCATTCGCCTCTCACGAACCATCCCCAGCAGCTGTGATGATAATGGCAGCTGCAACATTCATTGTAAAAACATGGCGCGTCTGGAGATCCACGGCAGCGGCATCAATTCGGCAGATATTGAAAAGGTATTTGAACCCTTCTTTACTACCAAAGATGTTGGCAAAGGGACAGGGCTCGGACTATCCACGGCCCATGGCATCATCGCATCCCACAATGGCACCATTCATGTCAGCAGCACCTTCTCCAAAGGTACTACATTCAGGATATGTCTGCCGCTTGTAGAGACTGAAGAGAATAAAAAAGAGAGTACAAAACGCAGCACTGTCAAAGCCAGTCAATCAGCCACGATTCTGGTTGCAGATGATGCTGCCGAGGTTCGACAGACTATAGCTTCCATTCTTGAAAGCTTCGGCTATCAGGTTGTTCAGGCCTGTGATGGTGTCGATGCGCTCGAGAAATTTTGTGCCCATCAGCGCGACATATCTCTGCTCATCACCGATATCGTCATGCCAAAGAAGGATGGGCTGGACAGCGCGCTTGAGATGAGAAAAGCCAACCCGGAACTGCCTGTTATTTTTATAACCGGCTACGATGCATCCAGAGAGAGGACCAGTCACCTTGTCGATGATGAAACCTCCCTGCTTCTCAACAAACCCTTTAAATCTGAAGAGTTGATTGGCCGTGTAACCAAGCTTCTCAAAATAGGGAAATAG
- the mdh gene encoding malate dehydrogenase, with amino-acid sequence MRWSDIKSSESSVFTPKKITVVGAGNVGATAAFLAAQKELADIVLIDVVEGVPQGKALDMYESSPIQRFDSSVIGTNDYADTADSDLVIITAGIARKPGMSRNDLLSINAGIVAEVTRNIVAHSPNCILLVVTNPLDAMVYTALKVSGFPKHRVIGMAGVLDAARMRAFIADELQVSINNVHAFVLGGHGDTMVPLPRYSTVAGIPITELLPDERVQAICERTADGGAEIVRLLKTGSAFYAPGASVVQMAEAIIRDNKRILPCCAYLEGEYGVDGYYLGVPCKLGAGGLEAIVELDLTEDEQRDLSRSLEAVAELVKAVDALRLY; translated from the coding sequence ATGCGCTGGTCTGATATCAAGAGTTCGGAAAGTTCTGTGTTTACCCCTAAAAAGATCACGGTGGTCGGGGCTGGTAATGTTGGTGCCACGGCTGCTTTTCTGGCTGCCCAGAAAGAGTTGGCCGACATTGTGCTGATTGATGTGGTTGAGGGAGTGCCGCAGGGCAAGGCACTTGATATGTACGAGTCTTCTCCGATCCAGCGTTTTGACAGCTCGGTGATCGGCACCAACGATTACGCCGATACCGCCGACTCCGATCTGGTGATCATTACTGCCGGAATCGCCAGAAAGCCGGGCATGAGCCGCAATGACCTGCTCTCGATCAATGCTGGCATTGTTGCAGAGGTGACTCGCAATATTGTGGCCCATTCTCCCAACTGTATTCTTCTTGTGGTGACCAATCCGCTTGATGCAATGGTCTATACTGCACTCAAGGTTTCCGGATTTCCCAAGCACCGTGTCATCGGTATGGCCGGTGTGCTCGATGCAGCGCGTATGCGGGCATTTATCGCTGATGAACTGCAGGTATCGATCAACAACGTGCACGCTTTCGTGCTTGGAGGCCATGGCGATACCATGGTGCCGCTGCCGCGCTACTCCACCGTGGCCGGTATTCCGATCACCGAACTGCTGCCGGATGAGCGGGTTCAGGCGATCTGCGAGCGTACGGCAGATGGCGGTGCGGAAATTGTCAGGCTGCTTAAAACCGGTTCAGCATTCTATGCGCCGGGTGCTTCGGTAGTGCAGATGGCAGAGGCGATCATCCGTGACAATAAGCGGATACTGCCATGCTGCGCCTATCTTGAGGGTGAATACGGAGTGGACGGTTACTATCTCGGCGTACCGTGCAAACTGGGGGCAGGGGGGCTTGAGGCGATTGTCGAACTCGATCTTACTGAGGATGAACAGCGCGATTTATCCCGTTCTCTGGAGGCTGTGGCCGAACTTGTGAAAGCAGTCGATGCGCTCAGGCTCTATTGA
- the rfaD gene encoding ADP-glyceromanno-heptose 6-epimerase: MSERILVTGGAGYIGSNIAAALLKRPATDVVVVDDFSSGDWRNLIHVDCEVRAADCDDPLLLEEIADGAFSAIFHQAAITDTTVMDQRLMVEVNTNAFAGILAASSLSGTRVTYASSAGTYGNSPAPNRIGHGEEPENIYGFSKLAMDRVACRWYDRHPAPIIGLRYFNVFGPGETHKNERDGNKTASMILQLYEQVKAGKQVRLFKYGEQKRDFVYIRDVVSANLAALDAPRSGVCNVGSGEARSFNDIVSNLSDLLGRQIDVEYFDNPFTFYQEHTEADLSDSKMLLNWKPAWTLEKGMQDYISLLENGHRGPAEIA; encoded by the coding sequence ATGAGTGAACGTATTCTGGTCACCGGCGGTGCCGGTTATATCGGCTCCAATATCGCTGCAGCGCTTCTGAAGCGCCCTGCTACCGATGTGGTGGTGGTAGACGACTTCTCATCCGGAGACTGGCGCAACCTGATCCATGTTGATTGTGAGGTGCGTGCTGCCGATTGCGATGACCCGCTCCTGCTTGAAGAGATCGCCGACGGCGCTTTCTCCGCCATCTTTCATCAGGCTGCGATTACCGACACCACTGTCATGGACCAGCGCCTGATGGTTGAGGTCAACACCAATGCATTTGCCGGGATTCTTGCTGCCAGCAGTCTTTCAGGCACACGTGTCACCTACGCCTCCTCTGCCGGCACCTACGGCAACTCCCCAGCTCCCAATCGGATAGGCCATGGCGAAGAGCCTGAAAATATCTATGGGTTCTCCAAACTTGCCATGGATCGTGTCGCCTGCCGCTGGTACGACAGGCATCCTGCACCGATTATCGGACTGCGTTACTTCAATGTTTTCGGGCCGGGCGAAACACACAAGAATGAGCGGGATGGCAACAAAACCGCTTCCATGATCCTGCAGCTATACGAGCAGGTAAAAGCAGGCAAACAGGTTCGCCTCTTCAAGTATGGAGAGCAGAAGCGCGATTTCGTCTATATCCGTGATGTGGTTTCAGCCAACCTCGCAGCCCTTGATGCTCCCCGCTCCGGCGTCTGCAATGTAGGCTCGGGTGAAGCGCGCAGCTTTAATGATATTGTATCCAATCTCTCCGACCTGCTCGGCAGACAGATCGATGTCGAATACTTTGATAACCCTTTTACATTCTATCAGGAGCATACCGAGGCTGATCTTTCCGACAGCAAAATGCTTCTGAACTGGAAGCCTGCCTGGACACTGGAAAAAGGGATGCAAGACTACATTTCACTTCTGGAAAACGGCCATCGTGGCCCCGCGGAGATCGCCTGA
- the sucD gene encoding succinate--CoA ligase subunit alpha produces MGVLLDRNTRVICQGFTGKQGSFHSGQMIDYGTCFVGGVTPGKGGQSHLDRPVFNSVADAVREEGAEATVIFVPPRFAADAIIEAADAGIRLICCITEGIPVLDMLRVKKEIAGKPCTLIGPNCPGIITPGEAKIGIMPGHIHRPGRVGVISRSGTLTYEAVAQLTETGLGQSSCIGMGGDPIHGLDFIDALKLFEADEQTEGVIMIGEIGGSDEESAAEFIRNHIQKPVVAFIAGATAPKGKRMGHAGAIISGGKGTAEAKFAALNAAGVTVERNPTLLGKRMQDLLT; encoded by the coding sequence ATGGGTGTTCTGCTTGATCGAAATACACGCGTCATCTGCCAGGGTTTTACCGGCAAACAGGGAAGCTTTCACTCCGGTCAGATGATCGATTACGGCACCTGTTTTGTCGGTGGCGTAACTCCCGGCAAGGGTGGCCAGAGCCATCTTGATCGCCCTGTATTCAATTCGGTTGCCGATGCGGTCAGGGAGGAGGGGGCGGAGGCTACGGTGATCTTTGTGCCGCCCCGTTTTGCAGCCGATGCGATTATCGAGGCAGCGGACGCCGGTATCAGGCTGATCTGCTGTATTACCGAGGGTATTCCTGTTCTCGATATGCTGCGTGTTAAAAAAGAGATCGCAGGCAAGCCGTGTACGCTGATCGGCCCCAACTGTCCGGGTATTATCACACCGGGCGAAGCAAAGATCGGTATCATGCCCGGCCATATTCACAGGCCGGGGCGGGTGGGCGTGATTTCCCGTTCCGGAACGCTCACCTATGAGGCGGTTGCCCAGTTGACTGAAACAGGTCTGGGGCAGAGCAGCTGTATCGGTATGGGCGGAGACCCGATTCACGGGCTCGATTTTATCGATGCCCTGAAGCTGTTCGAAGCGGATGAGCAGACCGAAGGTGTGATCATGATTGGCGAGATCGGCGGCAGTGATGAAGAGAGTGCCGCTGAATTTATTCGCAATCATATCCAAAAACCAGTCGTGGCATTTATCGCCGGCGCAACTGCTCCGAAGGGTAAGCGCATGGGCCATGCCGGAGCTATTATCTCCGGTGGCAAGGGAACGGCAGAAGCCAAGTTTGCGGCGCTGAATGCGGCTGGCGTGACCGTTGAGCGTAATCCGACTCTGCTCGGAAAGCGCATGCAGGATCTGCTCACCTGA
- a CDS encoding ATP-binding protein yields the protein MKLSLRWLLPSLLVACTVILSVWSYQTNGRIAELNVEQDQLQHITLEMDQLQRHIELQLREGMIASVQEEISTLGVDPDVEIAFLSDHHDEIVASIFFATVGNTVEEMANQHLGNSRDIRLEQFEKTKNSLSSTVFVEGEGVNQKVIGIYPVVMGRKEGELRPTLIGILYSQRSMARVKEAAMQGVTRQIIQFVAMLSLFTILLSMTLHFLVTARIRRIVDTTRLVSEGNLNAQTNVAGEDEVGQVASAIDSMVMQWGKAEARLVKLSQGVEQSSEAMIIMDYQGCVEYVNPAFCRISGYASEEIVGDLALWFRNRADPAGRALWETMILGNIWHGRIMSERKDGSQYPCMLTVSPVKGDDGKIVNFVGVQQDLTEHENLEEQLRQSQKLEALGTLVGGIAHEFNNALAGMTGNLYLAKREASALPGVVKRLESVEKLSFRSAELIKNLLSFARKGIVQKTDIPLAPFLKEIIKIYKTSLPENIKLNTDITLPMVVYGDATLLQQTVMNIINNARDAVLKSEDPVISIKLGEFVADKEFLEMHPELKSGDYAIISIRDSGCGIRHEDMPHIFEPFYTTKEVGKGSGLGLSQVYGAMQTHGGAVEIESVPEVGTLVRLYLPAVDRSIENEFATQQQEQVENGNGETIMLVDDDSNVLSTASDVLESLNYKVLTATNGQEAIAQFNINREAIDLVIIDVVMPVMGGIEAVQHLREIEPGIKIIFSTGYDRDSLREAGSIDSALVISKPFNVAELSRAIKNKLAH from the coding sequence ATGAAACTCTCTCTGCGTTGGCTTCTGCCATCTCTTCTGGTCGCCTGTACAGTGATCCTCTCTGTCTGGAGCTATCAGACCAACGGCAGGATTGCCGAGTTAAATGTGGAGCAAGACCAACTTCAGCATATCACTTTGGAGATGGATCAGCTGCAGAGGCATATCGAACTTCAACTGAGGGAGGGGATGATTGCATCGGTTCAGGAGGAGATCAGCACATTGGGTGTTGATCCTGATGTGGAGATCGCTTTTTTAAGTGATCATCACGATGAAATTGTTGCCTCGATTTTTTTTGCAACTGTTGGAAATACAGTTGAAGAGATGGCCAATCAACACCTTGGCAATAGCCGTGATATTCGACTTGAGCAGTTCGAGAAGACAAAAAACAGCCTGAGTAGCACTGTTTTTGTCGAAGGAGAAGGTGTGAATCAGAAGGTGATTGGCATCTACCCAGTTGTCATGGGACGTAAGGAGGGCGAATTAAGGCCGACTCTCATTGGAATACTTTATTCCCAGCGAAGCATGGCAAGAGTTAAAGAGGCTGCAATGCAGGGCGTTACGCGCCAGATCATCCAGTTTGTCGCCATGCTGAGCCTGTTTACGATTCTGCTTTCGATGACCCTCCATTTCCTGGTGACGGCAAGAATACGCAGGATAGTCGACACAACCCGCCTTGTTTCGGAAGGCAACCTGAATGCACAGACCAATGTTGCAGGAGAGGATGAGGTCGGGCAAGTTGCTTCTGCGATCGATTCGATGGTAATGCAGTGGGGCAAGGCTGAGGCAAGGCTCGTTAAGCTGTCGCAGGGGGTCGAACAGTCCAGTGAGGCCATGATTATTATGGATTATCAGGGGTGTGTAGAGTATGTGAATCCTGCATTTTGCCGCATTTCAGGTTACGCCAGTGAAGAGATAGTGGGAGATCTGGCGCTCTGGTTTAGAAACAGGGCTGATCCAGCCGGCAGAGCACTGTGGGAGACCATGATCCTGGGCAATATCTGGCACGGACGAATCATGAGTGAGAGAAAGGATGGATCACAATATCCGTGCATGCTGACCGTGTCTCCGGTTAAGGGTGATGACGGTAAAATCGTCAACTTTGTTGGGGTCCAGCAGGACCTTACGGAACATGAAAACCTGGAAGAGCAGTTGCGGCAGTCTCAGAAACTGGAGGCGCTCGGGACACTCGTTGGAGGCATTGCACACGAGTTCAATAACGCACTGGCTGGCATGACCGGCAACCTATATCTGGCAAAGAGAGAGGCATCAGCGCTTCCGGGGGTTGTTAAGCGACTGGAATCGGTAGAGAAGCTCTCATTTCGAAGTGCCGAACTGATTAAAAACCTGCTCTCGTTTGCCCGCAAAGGAATTGTCCAGAAAACAGATATTCCCTTAGCCCCGTTTTTGAAAGAGATCATCAAGATATATAAAACCTCGCTGCCTGAGAATATCAAGTTGAATACAGATATTACTCTGCCTATGGTGGTTTATGGGGATGCAACCCTTCTTCAGCAGACGGTGATGAATATTATAAACAATGCGCGAGATGCTGTTCTGAAAAGTGAAGACCCCGTCATATCGATTAAACTGGGAGAGTTTGTTGCAGATAAGGAGTTTCTGGAAATGCATCCTGAGCTCAAATCTGGTGACTATGCAATCATATCCATCAGAGACAGTGGCTGCGGCATCAGACACGAGGATATGCCACATATTTTTGAACCGTTTTATACGACCAAGGAAGTCGGTAAGGGTTCTGGCCTGGGGCTCTCCCAGGTGTACGGTGCCATGCAGACCCATGGTGGTGCTGTGGAAATCGAGTCGGTCCCCGAGGTTGGTACTCTGGTTCGCCTATACCTGCCTGCAGTGGACAGAAGTATTGAGAATGAATTCGCCACCCAACAGCAGGAACAGGTTGAGAATGGCAATGGGGAGACGATCATGCTGGTTGATGATGACAGCAATGTTCTCTCGACAGCATCGGATGTTCTGGAGAGTTTGAACTACAAGGTATTAACGGCAACAAACGGGCAGGAGGCAATCGCTCAATTCAATATAAACAGGGAAGCAATTGATCTTGTGATTATCGATGTGGTGATGCCTGTCATGGGCGGTATCGAAGCCGTGCAACATCTTCGTGAGATAGAACCCGGAATAAAAATTATTTTCTCAACCGGTTATGATCGGGACAGCCTGAGAGAGGCTGGGAGTATCGATTCAGCGTTGGTTATCTCGAAACCCTTCAATGTGGCAGAACTGAGCCGTGCTATAAAGAATAAACTGGCTCATTGA
- a CDS encoding roadblock/LC7 domain-containing protein, translated as MSFYKQACHRELELLLQREPNLEAALLCSSDGLPIGYAATTDIEADSLSAISSSMLSLADALAIQSGDKGAGQLISQSNNQTVLLVHAGEDALLALIGNSQLEFNRLLAHAAKEVAIISSLINAHYREIQEEQHPLSTSALGNIVSQAVHDIQEHHV; from the coding sequence TTGAGTTTTTATAAACAAGCCTGCCACAGGGAACTTGAACTCCTTTTGCAAAGGGAGCCAAATCTTGAAGCCGCCCTGCTCTGCAGTTCGGACGGACTTCCCATCGGTTATGCAGCCACAACTGATATCGAAGCCGATTCGCTCTCGGCAATCTCCTCCTCCATGCTCTCACTGGCCGATGCGCTTGCCATCCAGAGTGGCGATAAAGGTGCCGGTCAGTTAATCAGCCAATCCAACAACCAGACTGTTCTCCTCGTCCATGCCGGAGAAGATGCTCTGCTGGCACTGATCGGCAACAGCCAGCTGGAGTTTAACAGACTACTGGCTCATGCTGCCAAGGAGGTGGCTATTATCAGCAGCCTGATCAATGCGCACTACCGTGAAATCCAGGAGGAACAGCACCCCCTCTCCACATCAGCACTCGGCAATATTGTCAGCCAGGCCGTACATGACATACAGGAGCACCATGTATAG
- a CDS encoding DUF1841 family protein: protein MSEENGPSREQLRAHRQIFWDAWHKAQAGLPINALEVRIARVIEMHPEYHHLFDDMEDFLDRDFQVDDGMNPYLHLSLHLALEEQLATKHPPEAANAMDQMVAVKKMDRHDALHKLLEVLAETVYYAQRAGQEPDVEAYARRMKELAA from the coding sequence ATGAGTGAAGAGAACGGTCCGAGTCGCGAGCAGCTCAGGGCGCATCGGCAGATATTCTGGGATGCATGGCACAAGGCGCAGGCGGGATTACCGATTAATGCGCTGGAGGTGCGCATCGCGCGTGTCATTGAGATGCACCCCGAATACCATCATCTCTTCGATGATATGGAAGATTTTCTCGATCGCGATTTTCAGGTGGATGACGGCATGAACCCCTATCTCCACCTATCCTTGCATCTTGCCCTTGAGGAGCAGTTGGCGACCAAGCATCCGCCCGAGGCCGCGAACGCCATGGATCAGATGGTGGCGGTGAAAAAGATGGATCGCCACGATGCACTGCATAAACTGCTCGAGGTGCTTGCCGAAACGGTATATTACGCACAGCGCGCCGGCCAGGAGCCCGATGTTGAGGCTTATGCACGGCGTATGAAGGAGCTGGCGGCCTGA
- the sucC gene encoding ADP-forming succinate--CoA ligase subunit beta has translation MNIHEYQAKAMLAEFGVPVPRGKLALSVAEAVTAAESLNGSVWVVKAQIHAGGRGKAGGVRICKSIGEVKAAATDLLGSVLVTKQTGEAGKQVNRLYIEEGLNIAREFYLSLLVDRETERVAFVASPAGGMDIEEVAASSPEKILTLSIAGDEVSENEAQKIAAFLGLEGEQEKACADLLEKLYRAFTEKDGSMLELNPLILTGGGKLMALDAKFVADSNALYRHAEIVGLRDLSEEDPREIEASQFGLNYIALDGHIGCMVNGAGLAMATMDIIQLKGDRPANFLDVGGGVTVDAVCEAFKLLFSDDHVKAVLVNIFGGIVRCDIIAGGLLEAIKTHPMRVPVVMRLVGTNEEEGRRMVKDARLDVRWANDLDQAAELAVAAAREVA, from the coding sequence TTGAACATTCATGAATATCAGGCCAAAGCGATGCTGGCGGAGTTCGGCGTACCCGTTCCGCGCGGCAAACTGGCATTGTCGGTGGCAGAAGCGGTAACTGCAGCCGAATCGCTGAATGGCTCCGTATGGGTTGTAAAAGCGCAGATTCATGCCGGTGGACGCGGCAAGGCAGGTGGTGTTCGAATCTGCAAAAGCATCGGTGAAGTGAAGGCGGCAGCAACTGATCTTCTCGGTTCAGTGCTGGTCACCAAGCAGACAGGCGAGGCTGGTAAACAGGTAAACCGTCTCTATATCGAAGAGGGGCTGAATATTGCCCGCGAATTCTATCTGAGCCTGCTGGTCGACCGTGAAACCGAACGTGTGGCCTTTGTGGCCAGTCCTGCCGGTGGTATGGATATTGAAGAGGTGGCCGCATCGTCACCAGAGAAAATTCTTACGCTCTCTATAGCTGGAGATGAGGTCTCGGAAAACGAGGCGCAGAAGATTGCCGCCTTCCTCGGCCTTGAAGGGGAGCAGGAAAAGGCGTGCGCCGACCTGCTTGAGAAGCTGTACCGCGCTTTTACTGAAAAGGATGGCTCGATGCTGGAGCTCAATCCGCTGATTCTGACCGGAGGCGGCAAGCTGATGGCGCTTGATGCCAAGTTTGTTGCCGACAGTAATGCACTCTACCGTCATGCCGAAATTGTCGGGCTGCGCGATCTGAGTGAGGAGGATCCGCGCGAAATTGAAGCGTCACAGTTTGGTCTTAATTACATCGCGCTGGACGGCCATATCGGCTGTATGGTTAACGGTGCAGGACTTGCCATGGCGACCATGGATATTATCCAGCTCAAGGGGGACAGGCCTGCCAACTTCCTCGATGTGGGTGGCGGCGTAACGGTCGATGCGGTATGCGAGGCCTTTAAACTACTCTTCTCCGACGATCATGTGAAAGCGGTACTTGTGAATATTTTCGGCGGCATTGTACGCTGCGATATCATTGCCGGGGGGCTGCTTGAAGCGATCAAAACGCATCCGATGCGTGTTCCGGTGGTGATGCGGCTGGTTGGTACCAACGAGGAAGAGGGGAGAAGGATGGTAAAGGATGCCAGGCTTGATGTGCGCTGGGCGAACGACCTTGATCAGGCCGCAGAGCTGGCTGTTGCTGCTGCCAGGGAGGTTGCGTAA